A part of Hippea maritima DSM 10411 genomic DNA contains:
- a CDS encoding TPM domain-containing protein — translation MDLSRLPIRYWINVVAFIMLLGIPSFAYDIPKPVGYVNDFASVLTAQTKHKLEAVLRELEQKTGVEFAIVTIRKLDDGDIFDYSVELFEKWGIGKKGKDNGLLFLVDIGDRKLRINTGYGLEGILPDGLLGRIRDRYIIPYFKKGEYNKGILNGTMAIVGVIAKAYNVKITGYAKPKKAKGSYISLVDIILILALLFFVSPYLFPLFIGGIFGGYRSDWDSGMGSGFGGGLGGGFGGGSTGGGGVGGSW, via the coding sequence ATGGACTTGTCAAGATTGCCGATAAGGTACTGGATTAACGTTGTTGCATTCATAATGCTTTTGGGTATACCATCGTTTGCTTACGATATACCAAAGCCTGTTGGGTATGTTAACGATTTTGCATCGGTTTTAACCGCTCAAACAAAGCATAAGCTTGAAGCTGTCTTAAGAGAGCTTGAGCAAAAAACTGGCGTTGAGTTTGCTATTGTTACGATAAGGAAATTGGACGATGGCGATATATTTGATTATTCGGTTGAGTTGTTTGAAAAATGGGGCATTGGTAAGAAGGGTAAGGACAACGGTCTTTTATTTTTGGTTGATATCGGAGATAGAAAACTCAGGATAAATACAGGATACGGGCTCGAAGGCATCCTCCCAGATGGTCTTTTGGGTAGAATCAGGGATAGATACATAATCCCCTATTTTAAAAAGGGTGAATACAACAAGGGTATTCTTAATGGCACTATGGCTATTGTTGGTGTCATAGCCAAAGCTTACAATGTTAAAATTACCGGTTATGCAAAACCGAAAAAGGCAAAGGGCAGTTATATTAGTTTAGTTGACATAATCTTAATTTTGGCTTTATTATTCTTTGTGTCTCCCTATCTATTTCCTTTGTTTATTGGCGGTATTTTTGGGGGGTATAGAAGTGATTGGGATTCAGGTATGGGCTCAGGCTTTGGTGGTGGCTTAGGTGGTGGATTTGGTGGTGGTTCAACAGGTGGGGGAGGCGTCGGTGGTAGTTGGTAA
- a CDS encoding LemA family protein: MKGVLGVIVFLLFLVIAAGMYYYSTYNKLIKLKESVDAAWSDVDVQLKRRADLIPNLVNTVKGYAQHEKEIFEYVAKARANLLNAKTPRDEIRASNQLEGAIGRLLLIVEKYPELKANEEFTRLMDNLEGTENRIAVARKRYNDAVRVYNTTIKSFPKSIIASKMGFKPAVYFRVENPKEKEVPKVNFGNTTGLVFGVLVYA; encoded by the coding sequence ATGAAAGGTGTACTTGGAGTAATTGTATTTTTATTGTTTTTGGTTATAGCAGCGGGTATGTACTACTATTCCACCTACAATAAGCTAATAAAACTTAAAGAAAGCGTGGATGCTGCATGGAGTGATGTAGATGTTCAGCTTAAAAGAAGAGCTGATCTAATCCCGAATCTTGTCAACACAGTTAAGGGGTATGCACAACATGAGAAAGAAATATTTGAATATGTAGCAAAGGCAAGGGCAAATCTTCTGAATGCAAAGACACCAAGAGATGAAATCAGAGCAAGCAATCAGCTTGAGGGTGCTATTGGAAGGTTATTACTTATAGTTGAAAAGTATCCCGAGCTAAAAGCAAATGAGGAGTTTACACGTTTAATGGACAATTTAGAAGGCACAGAGAACAGAATAGCTGTGGCAAGAAAACGTTACAACGATGCAGTTAGAGTGTATAATACTACAATAAAATCATTCCCGAAGAGTATAATAGCCTCTAAGATGGGTTTTAAACCTGCAGTTTACTTCAGGGTGGAAAATCCAAAAGAAAAGGAGGTTCCAAAAGTCAACTTTGGTAATACTACAGGATTGGTTTTTGGGGTTTTGGTATATGCGTAA
- a CDS encoding M16 family metallopeptidase — translation MRKVVLILALVLLFIQQANAKYYHYTLKNGLNVYIEEKHDFPIVNVTVLYRVGCVDEYNSITGISHMLEHMNFRGSRHFKDGYIDELTSQFGGIDNAQTSFDYTLYFCTISKNALGKVLAFYADNMENLLLKNDRFLKERSVVYQERLWRVDNSADGFLYYTLHNIAYKASPYRWTPIGFAYDIRHYTIEQLKEYYKQYYAPNNAVLVISGDIDKDRVLGLVKKLFGLHKSKGIVRHITKEPLQLGRRIAYIKKTSQFKKLAMGFKIPPISSKDTVVLDLISYMLFDGKTALAYNDLVRKKGLLVDIDGGNEGRVYDVGLFEIFADLAKKTSFEKARNAIFKELNKLKMGKFSDDMLNLAKQKAKMDYYLSKETLRGKNRMFAFYAAFDLLDYYRNYLNLINKVTKKDIMRVSKEYLSQEKESDVFLIPEKGKKIQPITSFRGGLR, via the coding sequence ATGCGTAAAGTAGTATTGATATTAGCATTAGTACTACTTTTCATACAGCAAGCCAATGCTAAATATTACCACTACACATTAAAAAACGGCCTAAATGTTTATATAGAAGAGAAACACGATTTTCCCATAGTTAATGTGACTGTGTTATATAGGGTTGGCTGTGTTGATGAGTATAACTCTATAACGGGTATCTCTCATATGCTTGAGCATATGAATTTTCGCGGCTCAAGGCATTTTAAAGATGGATACATAGATGAGTTAACATCTCAATTCGGCGGTATAGATAATGCCCAAACGTCGTTTGATTATACGCTCTATTTTTGCACAATTTCAAAAAATGCCCTTGGAAAGGTTTTAGCTTTCTATGCCGATAATATGGAAAATCTACTACTTAAAAACGATAGATTTTTAAAAGAAAGAAGTGTTGTTTATCAAGAGAGGCTCTGGAGGGTAGACAACTCAGCGGATGGCTTTTTGTATTACACACTCCATAATATAGCCTATAAGGCCTCACCTTACAGGTGGACTCCTATTGGATTTGCCTACGATATTAGGCACTATACAATAGAACAGCTAAAGGAGTATTACAAGCAATACTATGCGCCGAATAATGCTGTTTTGGTTATATCGGGGGATATTGATAAAGATAGGGTTTTAGGGCTTGTTAAAAAGCTTTTTGGGCTACATAAAAGTAAGGGAATTGTAAGACATATAACAAAAGAGCCTTTGCAGCTTGGAAGGCGTATAGCTTACATAAAAAAAACCTCTCAATTTAAAAAGCTTGCTATGGGTTTTAAAATACCTCCGATAAGCAGTAAAGATACGGTGGTGCTTGACCTTATAAGTTACATGCTGTTTGATGGAAAAACGGCTTTGGCTTATAATGATTTGGTTAGAAAAAAGGGTTTGCTTGTTGATATAGACGGTGGCAATGAGGGTAGGGTTTATGATGTTGGTTTGTTTGAGATATTTGCAGATTTAGCAAAGAAAACTAGTTTTGAAAAAGCCAGAAATGCCATATTTAAAGAGCTTAATAAATTGAAAATGGGTAAGTTTAGTGATGATATGCTCAATCTTGCAAAACAGAAAGCAAAAATGGATTATTATTTATCAAAGGAGACCTTAAGGGGTAAAAATAGGATGTTTGCATTCTATGCTGCTTTTGACTTGCTTGATTATTATAGGAATTACTTAAATCTTATAAATAAAGTAACAAAAAAGGATATTATGCGAGTGTCCAAAGAATATTTAAGCCAAGAGAAGGAAAGCGATGTATTTTTAATTCCTGAAAAGGGTAAAAAGATACAACCCATTACCTCATTTAGAGGTGGTTTGAGATGA
- a CDS encoding M16 family metallopeptidase yields the protein MKSLITLFLVFIVAFNAYGVELNKGKLSNGLPYITVKTSNMPIISLVIKVKAGSFFDETNRFGQAKLVAASLESCDTRHLSSEKLRELFDKYGIDSYVSVSKGYITISATTLRDNMNKMFYLISEILKTRFDKKNFSIVKRETIDAYKSLQNNKDYLAIHSAFVNLIAQPEYSHSSIGTLNGLKGTTNRDAKRFFEKYFRANNMVLVLSGDVFGDLKLKKELSRWFSFIKPMDNKARFDEPVFRYGLHVSDIIKPQTRQSYIYFTFPSFDYPSKNFYAAEILAYILGGKLNAFITKDIRTKHGYAYSVFAFNYKLPKKSVFVIGLQTQNEFTLNAINRVLEDIKSYDKYISEDRLKMAKEYLIGSRLIGLQTPQSVASQIAQGYMLGVEEPIWVFDKKNIEKVSLQDLKFVARRLFSDTVSIGIVSSKNIRKDVLKLAKKYGYR from the coding sequence ATGAAAAGTTTAATTACACTTTTTTTGGTTTTTATTGTAGCTTTTAATGCCTATGGGGTTGAGCTTAATAAAGGCAAGCTTTCCAATGGTCTTCCTTATATAACGGTTAAAACCTCTAATATGCCCATCATAAGTCTGGTTATAAAAGTTAAAGCGGGTAGTTTCTTTGATGAAACTAACAGATTCGGTCAGGCTAAGCTTGTGGCAGCTTCCCTTGAAAGCTGCGATACGCGGCATTTAAGCTCGGAGAAACTAAGAGAGCTTTTTGATAAATATGGCATAGATAGCTATGTTTCTGTTTCAAAAGGGTATATCACCATATCTGCTACCACACTTAGAGATAACATGAATAAAATGTTCTACCTTATAAGTGAGATTCTAAAAACCAGATTTGATAAGAAGAATTTTTCTATTGTTAAAAGAGAAACGATAGATGCGTACAAATCTTTACAGAACAATAAGGATTATTTGGCTATACACTCAGCCTTTGTAAACCTAATTGCTCAGCCTGAATATTCCCATAGCAGTATAGGAACACTCAACGGTCTAAAGGGTACAACCAACCGCGATGCTAAGAGATTTTTTGAAAAATATTTTAGAGCAAATAATATGGTTTTGGTTTTGTCTGGAGATGTTTTTGGTGATTTAAAGCTTAAGAAAGAGCTGAGTAGATGGTTTTCTTTTATAAAACCAATGGATAATAAAGCCAGGTTTGACGAGCCTGTGTTTAGATATGGCTTGCATGTATCCGATATAATAAAACCTCAGACAAGACAGAGCTATATATATTTTACCTTTCCTTCTTTTGACTACCCCTCAAAAAATTTCTATGCTGCAGAGATTTTGGCCTATATCTTGGGTGGTAAATTAAACGCGTTTATTACAAAGGATATAAGGACAAAGCACGGTTATGCTTACTCGGTTTTTGCCTTTAATTACAAGCTTCCAAAAAAAAGTGTTTTTGTTATAGGCCTTCAGACACAGAATGAGTTTACCTTAAATGCTATAAATAGAGTTTTAGAGGATATAAAATCCTATGATAAGTATATAAGTGAAGACAGGCTTAAAATGGCTAAGGAGTACTTGATTGGCTCAAGGCTCATAGGTCTACAGACGCCTCAAAGTGTGGCTTCTCAAATTGCTCAGGGTTATATGCTTGGGGTAGAGGAGCCTATTTGGGTTTTTGATAAAAAGAATATAGAAAAAGTCAGCTTGCAAGATTTGAAATTTGTTGCAAGAAGGTTATTTTCGGATACTGTTTCTATTGGCATCGTATCTTCAAAAAACATCAGAAAAGATGTATTGAAGTTAGCTAAAAAGTATGGATATAGATAG
- the xerA gene encoding site-specific tyrosine recombinase/integron integrase, with protein sequence MDIDRLIDRFLFSLKVRGFSDNTISSYANDLSLVSNFFKDKMLDDNGVGNFVLWLSQKNYKPSSFNRKLSSFRSFLKFLTKEGLCNIDVSSIKNKKYSRKVPRYIPFETIKKVMEDKKTGLFVELIYSSGLRVSELVNLRVSDIIFDAGFIRVRGKGSKERLVPVGNGTLKRLKSYIENARKNIKNSSNNDYLFLSSWGRPFSRQGLWKLIKRSFKKEGIDVHPHMLRHMFATHMIENGANIRAVQEMLGHRSITTTQIYTDITDKAVEDVFHNLEILK encoded by the coding sequence ATGGATATAGATAGGCTTATAGATAGATTTTTATTTAGCCTAAAGGTTAGAGGTTTTTCTGATAACACAATATCAAGTTATGCTAATGACCTTAGTCTTGTAAGTAATTTTTTTAAAGATAAGATGTTGGATGATAATGGGGTTGGCAATTTTGTTTTGTGGCTTTCTCAGAAGAATTATAAACCCTCCAGTTTTAACAGAAAACTATCCAGTTTCCGTTCATTTCTTAAATTCTTAACCAAAGAAGGCCTATGTAACATAGATGTATCTTCAATAAAAAACAAGAAATACTCAAGAAAGGTGCCCAGGTATATCCCATTTGAAACCATAAAAAAGGTGATGGAGGATAAAAAAACTGGTCTTTTTGTTGAACTTATCTATTCTTCAGGACTCAGGGTTAGCGAGTTGGTGAATTTAAGGGTATCCGACATTATATTTGATGCTGGCTTTATCAGAGTTAGAGGAAAGGGTTCAAAGGAAAGACTTGTGCCGGTTGGCAATGGCACACTAAAGAGGTTGAAATCCTATATTGAAAATGCAAGAAAAAATATAAAAAACTCATCCAATAACGATTATCTGTTTTTGTCCAGTTGGGGTAGGCCATTCAGTAGGCAGGGCCTTTGGAAATTGATAAAGAGGAGTTTTAAAAAAGAGGGTATAGATGTTCACCCCCATATGCTAAGGCATATGTTCGCAACGCATATGATAGAAAATGGGGCAAATATAAGAGCGGTTCAGGAGATGTTAGGCCATAGAAGCATAACTACAACTCAAATTTACACAGATATTACAGATAAGGCTGTTGAGGATGTATTTCATAATCTTGAGATATTGAAATGA
- the ispD gene encoding 2-C-methyl-D-erythritol 4-phosphate cytidylyltransferase, producing MKISSVVVAAGSGRRFGSKKQFEQLNGKLVIDYSIEILREFGEVVIVGRDEDLDFLSKRFNLAKVTSGGRERMHSVFNGVLASEGDFVLIHDAARPLIDKDMVSRLVDAVKGFDAAIVAIKAYETLKLSNNGFSVNTLDRDKIYISQTPQAFRRVKLLKALEFAINSNDIFTDEAALWEKFYGRVKIVEGSRKNIKITTKEDLRLAECLLG from the coding sequence ATGAAAATTTCAAGTGTAGTTGTAGCTGCTGGAAGCGGCAGGAGGTTTGGTTCTAAAAAACAGTTTGAGCAGCTAAATGGAAAACTGGTTATTGACTATAGCATTGAGATTTTAAGAGAATTTGGAGAGGTTGTTATTGTTGGTAGAGATGAAGATTTAGATTTCTTATCAAAACGTTTTAATCTTGCTAAGGTTACAAGTGGCGGTAGGGAGAGGATGCACTCTGTTTTTAATGGGGTTTTAGCATCAGAAGGAGATTTCGTTCTAATTCACGATGCAGCAAGACCTCTAATAGATAAAGATATGGTCAGCAGACTTGTGGATGCAGTTAAGGGATTTGATGCTGCAATCGTGGCAATTAAGGCTTATGAGACATTAAAGCTTTCCAATAACGGTTTTAGTGTTAATACATTGGATAGGGATAAGATTTATATATCTCAAACACCTCAAGCATTTAGAAGGGTCAAATTGCTTAAAGCACTTGAGTTTGCTATTAACTCCAATGATATTTTCACGGATGAGGCTGCCTTGTGGGAGAAGTTTTACGGTAGGGTTAAAATAGTTGAAGGCTCAAGGAAAAATATTAAAATAACCACTAAGGAAGACTTAAGGTTGGCTGAATGTCTTTTAGGATAG
- the ispF gene encoding 2-C-methyl-D-erythritol 2,4-cyclodiphosphate synthase: protein MSFRIGFGFDVHRLVKGRPLILGGVNIEYDYGLLGHSDADCLTHAICDALIGALGAGDIGELFPDNDPQYKDIKSLFFLQRIREIIDEAGFEIGNIDATVVMQRPKLKQYKKAMTSNIAKALKIDESLINIKATTTELLGFEGRGEGVSSYAVAMLRGKNERIW, encoded by the coding sequence ATGTCTTTTAGGATAGGTTTTGGTTTTGATGTGCATAGGTTGGTAAAAGGTAGACCCTTGATATTAGGCGGGGTTAACATAGAATATGATTATGGATTGTTAGGGCACTCAGATGCCGATTGTTTAACTCATGCCATATGTGATGCTCTTATTGGTGCCTTGGGTGCAGGGGATATAGGTGAGTTGTTTCCTGATAACGACCCTCAATACAAAGATATAAAGAGCTTGTTTTTCTTGCAGAGAATAAGGGAGATTATTGATGAGGCAGGGTTTGAGATAGGTAATATTGATGCTACAGTTGTTATGCAGAGACCAAAGCTTAAACAGTACAAAAAAGCTATGACTTCCAATATAGCAAAAGCTTTAAAAATAGACGAGAGTCTGATTAATATAAAGGCGACCACAACAGAGCTTTTAGGCTTTGAAGGAAGGGGGGAAGGTGTAAGCTCATATGCAGTTGCTATGTTGAGGGGGAAAAATGAGCGGATTTGGTAA
- a CDS encoding DUF2905 domain-containing protein codes for MSGFGKIFLILGVIFIIVGVLFSYLPNITKIPFGRLPGDIVIKKDNFTFYFPLASSIILSIILTVIFYFLGKLK; via the coding sequence ATGAGCGGATTTGGTAAGATATTTTTGATATTGGGTGTTATTTTTATTATTGTAGGGGTTTTGTTTAGCTACTTACCAAATATTACCAAGATACCTTTTGGTAGGCTCCCTGGAGATATCGTTATAAAAAAGGATAATTTTACTTTTTACTTTCCCCTTGCAAGCAGTATCATTTTAAGTATAATCCTAACGGTCATATTTTATTTTCTGGGAAAACTTAAGTAA
- the yajC gene encoding preprotein translocase subunit YajC, with product MFSLVPEAFAAGSAAQPSMWAQIIPLILIVVVFYVFLILPQQKQRKKHQEFINSLKRGDKIITSSGIYGTITKVNEDNFVIEIADGVQIKISKNSVVSKQ from the coding sequence ATGTTTTCTTTAGTTCCCGAAGCATTTGCGGCAGGTTCAGCTGCTCAGCCCAGCATGTGGGCACAAATAATACCACTAATCTTGATTGTTGTGGTATTTTATGTGTTTCTTATACTACCTCAGCAGAAGCAGAGAAAAAAGCATCAGGAGTTTATAAATTCATTAAAGAGAGGAGATAAGATAATCACATCAAGCGGCATATACGGCACTATAACAAAGGTTAATGAAGACAACTTTGTGATAGAAATAGCCGATGGGGTTCAAATAAAGATAAGCAAGAATAGTGTAGTCTCAAAACAGTAA
- the secD gene encoding protein translocase subunit SecD, whose amino-acid sequence MKTSIWIKLTIIIVVVAVFGAYTLPTLIGKKSAKDFSSMFSNILPTDTINLGLDLKGGMHLVLGVDTDKAVYVVLSRAADNLQQQLTNARIAADSVVPSLKDYKITIHLVDTHDLDKAINLIISNFPNYAVISDSNPIVIQLKKDVVAKIKERAIEQAISVIRNRVNQFGVTEPTVVRAGGDHIVVDLPGIKNANRAVRLLGETARLELHLVDDKVSVADALNGELPADDEILYQIQRDPTTGEDTKVPFVVKKEPVITGDMITNATVRFGGTMNQPYVAFELNSEGAKIFANFTATHIGKRLAIVLDNLIYSAPVIQSRIGGGRGQITGNFTLEEAHDLALVLRSGSLPAPVKVLQKVTIGPSLGKISIEKGKKAMIFGALAVILFMIFYYKLSGLLADLALILNIIIIFGTMVMLHATLTLPGIAGIALTVGMAVDANVLIYERIREELLIGRSIHDAVNTGYARAFITILDANITTLIIALILYQFGSGPVKGFAITMAIGLLANMFTAITFTKTIFDIVLDRFKPSKLSI is encoded by the coding sequence ATGAAGACCTCCATATGGATAAAATTAACAATTATTATAGTTGTTGTAGCCGTTTTTGGGGCATACACGCTCCCTACACTTATAGGTAAAAAAAGTGCAAAAGATTTTTCATCTATGTTTAGTAATATATTGCCTACAGATACCATAAACCTAGGATTGGACTTAAAGGGTGGCATGCATCTTGTTTTAGGCGTAGATACTGATAAAGCTGTCTATGTTGTATTATCAAGGGCTGCGGATAACCTACAGCAGCAATTAACCAACGCAAGGATAGCTGCAGACAGTGTAGTTCCATCATTAAAGGATTATAAAATCACTATCCACCTGGTTGACACTCACGACTTGGATAAAGCTATTAATTTGATAATTAGTAATTTTCCAAACTATGCTGTTATCTCTGATTCTAACCCTATAGTAATTCAGCTTAAAAAAGATGTAGTGGCAAAGATTAAAGAAAGGGCTATAGAACAGGCTATCAGCGTTATAAGGAATAGAGTAAATCAGTTTGGTGTTACAGAGCCTACCGTTGTTAGAGCCGGAGGCGATCATATAGTTGTTGATTTACCAGGTATAAAGAATGCAAATAGGGCTGTTAGGTTGCTTGGTGAGACGGCAAGGCTTGAGCTTCATCTGGTTGATGATAAAGTTAGTGTTGCAGATGCTTTAAATGGAGAGCTACCTGCGGATGATGAGATACTTTATCAGATACAGAGGGATCCTACCACAGGTGAGGATACGAAGGTTCCATTTGTTGTAAAAAAAGAGCCTGTGATCACGGGAGATATGATAACAAATGCTACTGTTAGATTTGGCGGAACTATGAATCAGCCCTACGTAGCTTTTGAGTTGAATTCTGAGGGTGCCAAGATATTTGCCAACTTTACAGCAACCCATATAGGAAAAAGGCTTGCGATTGTTTTGGATAATTTAATTTATTCTGCTCCGGTTATTCAGAGTAGAATCGGTGGCGGAAGAGGACAGATTACTGGTAATTTTACACTTGAGGAGGCACACGATTTAGCTTTGGTTCTAAGAAGTGGTTCATTGCCTGCGCCGGTTAAGGTTCTTCAAAAGGTAACCATAGGTCCATCTTTAGGTAAGATTTCCATAGAGAAGGGTAAAAAGGCCATGATATTCGGTGCTCTGGCCGTTATCCTGTTTATGATTTTTTATTACAAGCTTTCTGGTCTTTTGGCTGATTTGGCTTTAATTCTCAATATTATCATAATCTTTGGCACTATGGTTATGCTCCATGCGACACTTACATTGCCAGGAATTGCAGGTATTGCATTGACCGTTGGTATGGCGGTAGATGCCAATGTTTTGATTTATGAGAGAATTCGAGAGGAACTGCTCATTGGCAGGAGTATACATGATGCAGTTAATACTGGTTATGCGAGGGCATTTATTACCATTTTAGATGCCAATATTACAACGCTTATTATAGCTTTGATATTGTATCAATTTGGTAGTGGCCCAGTTAAGGGATTTGCCATTACTATGGCTATAGGCCTTTTGGCTAACATGTTTACTGCTATTACATTCACTAAAACAATTTTCGATATTGTGTTGGATAGGTTCAAGCCTTCCAAGTTAAGTATTTGA
- the secF gene encoding protein translocase subunit SecF: protein MIQFIKPGILIDFVSKFKVAIAISLILIVIGMGHLIWKGPKLGIEFKGGTSIQLEFEKPVNVVDLRGAIKNSRFFADSRIQSIGGSSKRYIVYTKVSTSSTTESIESKLKSLLDAKFKGSYKILEVDMVGPKVGKEFRDKGLIAIALSLIAILVYISIRFQYRFAVGAILALLHDVLITVGFLSIFGYEFTLDVVAAILTIVGYSVNDTIVIFDRIREKVKTNRNLSNVEAINRGVSETLSRTILTAGTTLFVVLSLYLFGGHALKGMSFALLVGIISGTYSSIFIASPVLLMFKGALIPQKKEVDSTDKFKQKVEFDMKM, encoded by the coding sequence ATGATTCAATTTATAAAACCCGGAATTTTGATTGATTTTGTATCAAAGTTCAAGGTTGCAATCGCCATATCATTGATCTTGATAGTTATTGGAATGGGTCATTTGATATGGAAAGGACCTAAGCTGGGTATAGAATTTAAGGGCGGTACATCTATTCAACTTGAATTTGAAAAACCCGTGAATGTCGTTGATTTGAGGGGCGCTATAAAGAATTCAAGGTTTTTTGCAGATTCAAGAATTCAGAGCATTGGGGGAAGTAGTAAGAGGTATATAGTCTATACAAAGGTATCCACTAGCTCGACCACAGAATCTATTGAAAGTAAATTAAAATCTTTACTTGATGCGAAATTTAAAGGTTCCTATAAGATATTAGAAGTTGATATGGTGGGCCCAAAAGTAGGAAAAGAATTTAGAGACAAAGGTTTAATAGCTATAGCTCTTTCTTTGATTGCTATACTTGTGTACATAAGCATAAGATTTCAATACAGATTTGCTGTGGGTGCCATTCTTGCACTTCTACACGATGTTTTGATAACGGTAGGATTTTTATCTATTTTTGGATATGAATTTACATTGGATGTTGTTGCTGCAATACTAACAATCGTTGGTTATTCGGTAAACGATACTATAGTTATATTTGACAGGATTAGAGAAAAGGTGAAAACAAACAGAAATTTGTCAAATGTTGAAGCAATAAACAGAGGTGTAAGTGAAACTCTTTCAAGGACAATTCTTACGGCAGGTACAACCTTGTTTGTTGTGTTATCCTTGTATCTATTTGGTGGTCATGCCTTAAAAGGTATGTCTTTTGCACTTCTTGTGGGTATAATTTCTGGAACATATTCATCTATCTTTATAGCTTCACCTGTTTTGTTGATGTTTAAGGGTGCTTTAATTCCACAAAAGAAAGAGGTTGATTCAACTGATAAATTTAAGCAAAAAGTAGAATTTGACATGAAAATGTAA
- a CDS encoding Maf family protein has product MILLASRSKARRKLIKKCKPNAVFGVSEIDETRLDGESVEDYVFRLSYLKALMLYKKGLTVIGADTVIVLDGEVFGKPKDRNEAFWMLKSLSGKLHECFSGVSVISDSYSVSFFERALIKVDRLSDTDIEMYLETGEYKGRAAGYAIQGRASSFMRVIEGDKTTVIGLPMKRLCRVLKSSV; this is encoded by the coding sequence ATGATACTGCTTGCAAGTAGATCTAAAGCAAGAAGGAAGCTTATAAAAAAATGTAAGCCTAATGCCGTTTTTGGAGTTTCTGAAATCGATGAGACAAGACTTGATGGTGAATCTGTTGAAGATTACGTTTTCAGGTTGAGTTATCTTAAGGCTCTAATGCTTTATAAAAAAGGATTAACCGTAATAGGTGCGGATACTGTTATAGTTCTTGATGGTGAGGTATTTGGAAAACCTAAAGATAGAAATGAAGCTTTTTGGATGCTAAAAAGCCTATCTGGTAAACTCCATGAGTGTTTCAGCGGTGTTAGTGTTATATCGGATAGCTACTCTGTAAGCTTTTTTGAGAGGGCTTTGATTAAAGTTGACAGACTAAGTGATACCGACATCGAGATGTACTTAGAAACAGGTGAATATAAAGGCAGGGCGGCTGGTTATGCTATACAAGGTAGGGCCTCAAGCTTTATGAGGGTGATAGAAGGCGATAAAACTACTGTTATAGGGCTTCCTATGAAAAGGCTTTGCAGGGTTTTAAAATCGAGTGTATAA